In Polaromonas sp. JS666, one genomic interval encodes:
- a CDS encoding DUF1801 domain-containing protein produces MKKSDASQGQSASELISKRITELGDWRGETLGTMRQLIQEADPDVAEEWKWMGTPVWSHDGIICTGESYKDKVKLTFAKGASLKDPARLFNSSLDGNVRRAIDIHEGEEVDESAFKALVRQAVSLNSSGKSKPSKKAKS; encoded by the coding sequence ATGAAAAAATCGGACGCGAGCCAAGGCCAGTCGGCATCGGAGCTCATCTCGAAAAGAATCACCGAACTCGGGGACTGGCGTGGGGAAACCCTCGGCACAATGCGCCAGCTCATCCAGGAGGCAGACCCGGACGTTGCCGAGGAGTGGAAGTGGATGGGCACTCCGGTTTGGTCGCACGACGGCATCATCTGCACTGGCGAATCCTACAAGGACAAGGTGAAGCTTACCTTCGCCAAGGGCGCGTCTCTGAAGGATCCGGCCCGCCTCTTCAACTCGAGTCTCGACGGAAACGTACGCCGCGCGATCGACATCCACGAAGGAGAGGAAGTTGACGAGTCCGCCTTCAAGGCGCTCGTTCGCCAAGCGGTCTCCCTCAACAGTTCCGGCAAGTCGAAACCTTCGAAGAAAGCGAAGTCCTAA
- a CDS encoding alpha/beta fold hydrolase, which translates to MKIFGVAILLLGVAVLSGCGSRSLASGVVKQPVQTGYAPVNGLRIYFEIHGIANPARPPIVLLHGGGDTIKTSFGHILPELARDRQIIAFEQQGYGHTADIADRPFSFEQSADDTAALLDYLHIEKADLFGFSNGGTIALQVAIRHPKVVRKLVLASALSRREGAYPWLWEAMAKARLENMPKELQEEYLKVAPHPENLRLFHDKAAQRVRDFKDIPADAIRGITAPALVIVGDADVIRPEHAVEMFRALPHAQLAVLPGTDHMKVTARTEWLVPTISAFLDAPAAK; encoded by the coding sequence ATGAAGATTTTCGGCGTGGCAATCCTGCTACTTGGTGTCGCTGTGTTATCTGGCTGCGGCAGTCGTAGTCTCGCCAGTGGCGTCGTCAAACAGCCTGTTCAGACCGGCTATGCTCCCGTCAACGGCCTGCGAATTTACTTTGAGATCCACGGCATTGCCAACCCGGCGCGACCGCCAATCGTGCTGCTGCATGGCGGCGGCGACACAATCAAGACCTCTTTCGGCCACATCCTGCCGGAGCTTGCGCGTGACCGGCAGATCATCGCGTTCGAGCAGCAGGGCTACGGGCACACGGCGGACATTGCCGACCGGCCGTTCAGCTTCGAGCAGTCGGCGGACGACACTGCCGCGTTGTTGGACTACCTGCACATCGAAAAAGCCGATCTCTTCGGTTTCAGCAATGGCGGCACGATCGCGTTGCAGGTGGCGATCCGGCATCCGAAAGTCGTGCGCAAGCTCGTATTGGCATCGGCCTTATCCAGGCGCGAGGGCGCCTATCCCTGGCTTTGGGAGGCGATGGCCAAGGCCAGGCTGGAGAACATGCCGAAGGAATTGCAGGAGGAGTATCTCAAGGTCGCGCCGCACCCCGAGAACCTGCGACTATTTCACGACAAGGCCGCCCAGCGCGTGCGCGACTTCAAGGACATCCCGGCTGACGCCATCCGCGGCATCACCGCGCCGGCGCTCGTTATCGTCGGCGACGCCGACGTCATACGCCCCGAACACGCCGTGGAGATGTTCCGGGCACTCCCACACGCGCAGCTGGCCGTGCTCCCGGGCACCGATCACATGAAGGTGACGGCGCGCACCGAGTGGCTGGTGCCGACGATCAGCGCGTTTCTGGACGCACCGGCGGCGAAGTAA